The sequence ACGGCTGATACAGGGGCGCGACGGTGTATGCCATCAGGTGGTCGTCACAGGATTCCATGGCCTTTGGGAGGCACACAAGGATCAGTATCTATATCAGATACTCAACGGCGCGGATCTGTGGGTTGCCGATGGAATTGCGCCTGTGCTTCTTGCAAGGCTTAGGCAGATTCGCGACATTACACGTATTCCCGGCGCGGAATTGATGGAGGGGTACTTCGAACGGGCAAATCGCAACGGTTACAGAAGCTTCTTTTATGGGGATACAGTAGAGACCCTCGATGAACTCACGCGCACTCTGGAGCGCAGATTCCCGGGTCATGAGATCTGTGGCACGTTGTCTCCTCCATTTCGATGCTTGACACCTGAGGAAGATGATGAAATCGTTGAACAGATCAACACTTCCAATTCTGATGTTGTATGGGTGGGTCTGGGCACCCCTAAGCAGGACAAGTGGATCTTTGAACATAAGGACAGATTAAACGCCCCTGTGGCAGTCGGCGTCGGCGCCGCATTTCGGT comes from Anaerobaca lacustris and encodes:
- a CDS encoding WecB/TagA/CpsF family glycosyltransferase, with amino-acid sequence MTCEYPTVEILGSGVHRLSFADAIGFLERLIQGRDGVCHQVVVTGFHGLWEAHKDQYLYQILNGADLWVADGIAPVLLARLRQIRDITRIPGAELMEGYFERANRNGYRSFFYGDTVETLDELTRTLERRFPGHEICGTLSPPFRCLTPEEDDEIVEQINTSNSDVVWVGLGTPKQDKWIFEHKDRLNAPVAVGVGAAFRFHAGIVKRVPKVIGDMGLEWIWRLAMEPRKLWRRDIIAGPQFLLHAAMELLGLRRYGRDMSGYSAGKR